A genomic region of Phragmites australis chromosome 2, lpPhrAust1.1, whole genome shotgun sequence contains the following coding sequences:
- the LOC133905410 gene encoding protein TIFY 10b-like encodes MAASTRPKERVTSFVVPCSLVNYFVRQNSTPVVKLGFVIKGETKTQRAPTTMHLLPGVEGEEAERRKETMELIPQSAGFSVQDASTASNASRYYY; translated from the exons ATGGCGGCGTCCACGAGGCCCAAGGAGAGGGTGACCAGCTTTGTCGTGCCCTGCAGCCTTGTCAACTACTTCGTCCGCCAGAACAGCACCCCAGTGGTGAAGCTCGGCTTTGTCATCAAAG GTGAAACCAAGACACAGAGGGCGCCGACAACGATGCACTTGCTTCCCGGAGTGGAGGGCGAAGAGGcagagaggaggaaggaaaCCATGGAGTTGATCCCGCAGAGCGCCGGGTTTAGCGTGCAGGACGCTTCTACTGCCTCTAATGCTTCTAGGTACTACTACTAA
- the LOC133908380 gene encoding GDSL esterase/lipase At1g28600-like, giving the protein MASSASGRGGRGLLFAAVVMALVVAKPAAACYPRVFSFGDSLADTGNFGFYYGNDSGDPSLRPPYGETYFHRATGRYSNGRLVIDFIADTLGLPFVPPYLGGRRAEDFACGANFAVSGATALSPDFFRDMGFNIGDGRVHLDMEMKWFRALLELLCSGDLAGCSDMMSQSLFLVGEIGGNDYNIPLLSRVPYENIRSFTPSVVAKISSTITELIGLGAKTLVVPGNLPIGCVPKYLLIFKSDKKDDYEPETGCLRWMNEFSQYHNKLLIKELENLRKLHPGVTIIYADYYGSAMEIFLSPERFGIENPLVACCGGEGTYGVSLTTTCGYGDYKVCDNPDKYGSWDGFHPSEAAYRAIAMGLLRGSYTQPSIATTTSSCPQLTELGSSVEYKNRGTVQHFMAVAQVIGWILFYLLFF; this is encoded by the exons ATGGCTTCCTCTGCCTCCGGGAGGGGAGGACGAGGGCTCCTCTTCGCGGCAGTAGTGATGGCGCTGGTTGTGGCTaagccggcggcggcgtgctACCCGCGCGTGTTCAGCTTCGGGGACTCCCTGGCTGACACGGGCAACTTCGGCTTCTACTACGGCAACGACTCCGGCGATCCCTCGCTCCGGCCACCCTACGGCGAGACCTACTTCCACCGCGCCACCGGACGCTACTCCAACGGCCGCCTCGTCATCGACTTCATTG CGGATACGCTGGGACTGCCGTTCGTTCCGCCGTACTTGGGCGGGCGGAGGGCCGAGGACTTCGCGTGCGGGGCCAACTTCGCAGTGAGCGGCGCCACCGCGCTCAGCCCAGACTTCTTCAGGGACATGGGTTTCAACATAGGCGATGGCCGAGTGCACCTCGACATGGAGATGAAGTGGTTCCGCGCCCTGCTCGAATTGCTCTGCTCCGGCGACCTCGCTG GTTGCTCGGATATGATGAGCCAATCCCTCTTCTTGGTTGGAGAAATTGGGGGCAATGACTACAACATACCTCTTCTCTCCAGAGTGCCTTATGAGAATATTCGCTCCTTCACTCCGAGTGTCGTTGCTAAAATTTCTTCTACAATCACT GAATTGATTGGGCTAGGAGCCAAGACTCTGGTGGTTCCAGGGAACCTCCCAATTGGATGCGTCCCAAAATATTTGTTGATATTCAAGAGTGATAAGAAAGATGATTATGAGCCAGAGACAGGTTGCCTCAGGTGGATGAACGAGTTCTCACAGTACCACAACAAGCTTCTCATAAAGGAGCTGGAGAATCTGCGCAAGCTTCATCCTGGTGTGACAATCATCTATGCTGACTACTATGGGTCTGCTATGGAAATTTTCCTTTCCCCTGAACGATTTG GGATCGAGAATCCTTTGGTGGCTTGCTGCGGTGGAGAAGGAACCTACGGTGTGTCACTAACAACAACTTGTGGATATGGGGATTACAAGGTGTGTGATAACCCAGACAAATATGGATCATGGGATGGCTTCCATCCATCAGAAGCTGCATACAGGGCCATTGCTATGGGCCTTCTACGAGGCTCATACACACAACCGTCAATTGCTACCACCACCAGTTCATGTCCACAGCTTACTGAGCTCGGCTCTTCTGTTGAATACAAG AACCGCGGTACTGTACAGCACTTCATGGCTGTTGCCCAAGTGATTGGTTGGATTTTGTTTTACCTTCTCTTTTTCTAG